Within the Girardinichthys multiradiatus isolate DD_20200921_A chromosome 12, DD_fGirMul_XY1, whole genome shotgun sequence genome, the region TATTTAgctctttttaatttaaaatccctaaataaaatcccatgTGATCAGTTGCCttcaaaattcaattaaattagaaaatactttattaatcccaaagggaaattaaatgttgttgtagctcatattagaAGTCCCTTAAATAGTAAATAGTCCAGCCATGTACAAATTAATCCTGGTATAAATCTGtaggttctgtgaaggcctcagaggtttcttagagaacacAAGCGAACAAACAGTCTCACGCAGACCAAGGAACGCAGCAGACAGGTCGGGCATAAAGTTTTGGACTTGTTAAAGCACGGAAAAGGGAGGTGCTCAAAGATGATGGGAAGCTTGTGTAAGTCAGTCCTGAAAGAACCTGTTAAAGGCAACAAAGGACATCAATCTGACATCAaccaaaaacatacaacaagAGCTATCATGAATGCTTTAGatcaaacatatttatgtcaCTGTCTAGGTTTGTACAGGGGGTCTGCAACCTTTTCAActcaaagagccatttttgcccTCAGTCTAGCTGAATAAAACTTGATTTGAGTTCCATGACCTTTTGAAAAAGACAACTTATCATTTTTGATATAAgaaatttgttgtcatttaaaaaaaacacaatttgtattattatctattatttctattttttggtttcaaaataaagaaataaaaaaagtatgtaTCTGGGAAAATATGTTCTTGTAGTAGAGTACCTTGTGAAGGTGAATAAACTGTCCGAAGATCTTCCACATTGTACACACAGTTTAAAATTTACACAAATATGGCAGAAAATAAATTTAGCTAAACTACTGTGAAGATGCAACAGTGAATTTAGTATCAAATAAACGTAGAAGAACCGTTTCTGTTAAATTttgataaatgaataaattccAATCACCAAAAggcaaaaagttatttttgatataattaaataaagaaatggcCCGTACGGGGATCGAACCCGCGACCTTGGCGTTATTAGCACCACGCTCTAACCAACTGAGCTAACCGGCCACGGAGAGCTGGTCTCCGAAGTTGTAAATATCAACACGTGAACGCGCCCTGTTGAAGACTTGAAACTTTGAATGTGACATAATTACACTAGACATTTGCAGAACAGAAAGTGAATGGTATCGTACTTTTACAGAGCCGGCGACTCCTCAAAGACGGTAAGCTTTAAACTtagacttaaaaaaataaaatacaacatgcCAGCCAAATTTATTTGGACAGATAATATGTAGACTGATAAATACAACAGCAGTAGTACTTTGTAGAGTGTAACAATCAAATGTAGCTAATGCTGAGTTAGTCATTTCGCTGGTTAGATTAGCTGTTTGCAAGTTGGCTTTACTGACTTATTAATAGCCGTTTATGTTCACTTATCGCTTCAGATTTTCCTTTACGTTTTGTCGAGGTAAAATAATTCTGCCTCTAATAACACACGacctcaacctcacccagtccggatgtcgtgagaaagaacagagagagcaggaaattaaaagtAGTTTTATGTTGGATCTTTGAAATCTGAAACACTGCAGTCGTTTATTGAAAAACATAGCAATCACTTTATTAATCCATTGGGATAAATTAAAGTTAAACGGTTTTTCTGAATGGTATTAAATATAGCAATGAGATTGTAGCCTCGTCATACCGATCAGGCATATCATTATGACCAGGTGGCTAATAGTGTGTTGATTCCATCTTTTGCTGATAAGACGGCCCTGACCAGTCGAAGCCTGGACCCCTCTAGAGCCCTGAATGTGTTCAGTAGTGTCTAACTACAAGAAGTGAACATTAGATATTCTGGGTTGTTAGCTGGACCACTATGGATCTGTCAACCTAGTCTACTTTGTACTGATGCTGATTTTGATTCGGACTTTTTGAGGTTGAGTCAACACCTAaatctccttgtttttttcttcaaactggTGATATGAAGATTTTATGTCATTCCTAAATTTCCCATCTTAAAACAGTTAGTCAACATTCATCCTTTCATGATTGTGTTTATTCCCTTCACAGTTACTGGTATTATCAGGACCTGAGTATCACCCCGTATTGAAGTAGGATGTCGCTGCAGTTCTTTGGGTGGGAGGTGGCCTATGATGATGACTCTCCTCGTCTGGAGCTGGTGACTTCCCAGGAGCCAAAAGACCGGGGCGTCTACACCATGTACCACGGCACCTCTGTTCCCAATGCACGTCTCATCATTGCCAATGGCTTTCAGCAGTCAACAAAGGGCATGTTGGGGAAGGGCGTGTATGTAAGTCGTAACAGGAAGAAAGCAGAACGCTATCCTCTACACAACAACCCTTCAGATCGTGTGGTGCTCAAGTTGCACGTGCGTGTTGGCCGTGTCAAACGCATAGACAAGGACAACCATCCGATGCAGTACAACTGGAGCCAGCAAGGCTATGACACTGCTTGGGTACCCCCCAACTGTGGCATGAAATCTGTGCCCAGTGGCCTAGAGGAAGACTGTGTGTTTGACCCTAAAACAATAAAGGTCGTGGACATCGCTAAGGCTCCGGACGCAGAACTGGAacaacttaaacaacttctagCCAACTGTCCCAAAAACCCCAGTGTTGGAGTTGGCAGCGGGGCTGCTGCGGCTGATTGTTTACTGTGCAACAGGAAGCAACAGCCGTATTCTCCACATGTCCAGCAAACGTGCTGGGGATGTGGGCAAAACATTTGCACACTCATGACCAAACATGTCTGTTCTGTGAGGGTTTAAGAGGAACTATACTGCTGggccaaattaaattaaacaagtcctggggaaagaaaagaatgaagtgTGTGGTTATACTTTGGAGAGAGCTCTCCTGACAGTTTCTTCCGTCTTCCACAAAGAACTGAAATACATTGTTGAAGTCATTAGTTTGAGCAAAACTTTactttatgatgattttactgtagtattttaatatttttcaaatagtTTAACATTATCATGTGTTAGTGTCATGTTGAATCAATACAAAACAATTTCTATGATGattaaatgtctttattttctgCTGAACATGGTCATGATTGCATGGTGTTTAGAAATATGTAATGATTAAAAAGAACTGATTTCATATtcaaaatgcagagaaaaataaaatgaaataaaataaggttaataaaacaacagttttgaTATGAGATTTATGATGCCTCAcattcacatctttttaacctTTGGCAGCAAATGCAGAAAAGCTGATGCCTTGCTTGTGGAGAAACCTGCCTAGCTGTTAATGCCATTACATCCAAATGATGCAGATGCAACATTTAGGATGAGGAAGACGTTAGCGCTGTGTAAAACTCCAACAGCCTTTGATTTCCGTTCATTTTAGCATGTTGCAAAAGAACCTGCACAGAGAAGAGAGAACGTGCTTACTATCAAAGCTCTGAGAAACAATCAGTTCAAAAGTAAGAACCTGCTGTGGTGCCACTGTATGGGCAAGGTGGTTGTTTACTCACGTTGACGAGTTCCTGGTCATTTTTGGCATGCAAGTGTCGGAGGAGATACCAACTTGCCACCTGCATCACCGTCACTGGGAAGTCATCAGGTGAAACATAAACGAGTCTCTCCAGCAAACGCCTCGTTTCCCTGCAAAGGACAGAACCCCAACATGGGGACAGGTGTAACGGTGGTCTTCTCcgataaatgtgtgtgtttctgtggacCATTTTCCAAGACATTTAGCCATGTCATGACAGGCCCGGGTGATTCTCACCCCTTGACcctttctacattttgtcacattacaaccagtgTATTCTATTGGACTTTTATTTGACATTTAGTATCATGAGAGATTTCTTCTGTACTTGCATTTTCATTACCTAAATGTTTCTGATCATCTAACAACAATACCAAGATAAccagaaaaactacaaaaagtttttttgaaataatttcatctattaaagaaaaaagctaCTCAAACCAACTGGCCATgcgtgaaaaagtaattgccccctacacctaataactggttgttccaCTCATTTTgacaacaactgccatcaatcGTTGTCACtcccaaaaccttcattttgtgttttcttagtTGCTCTGAAGTGGACTTGCTGGTCTGCCTTAGATTACTGTTCTGCTATATAACACAAGTGGATTTAAGCTTAAGGCCACAACCTGATGgccatttttttccttcaagaTACAATAAAGCTAAAGTTATCTTTCCATCAGTTATCGAAAGTCATTCAGctcctgaagcagagaagcagccTGAGACTATCACACTACTGTCATCATATATTGCTGTCTGTATGATGAAAATGCTGTGTTAGGTTTTACAATCATAACGGGACACACACCTTACAAAAACTTCCAGTTTTTCTCACCAGTTCACATAAACttttctcgtactcgtcgtcttccgctttatccgggaccgggtcgcgggagcagacacccagatgtccctctccccagacacctcctgcagctcctccgaGGGGAGCCCACGGTGTTCCTAGGCCAggcgagagacatagtccctccagcttgtcctgggccgtcccctgggcctcctcccagtgggacatgcctggaacacctctcgaggaaggcgtccaggaggcatccggtatagatgcccgagccacctcaactggctcctctcgatgtggaggtcattacccaaagttcatggccataggcgAGGGTAGGTACGTAGAcggactggtaaattgagaggttcgattttcggctcagctctctcttcaccacaacggaccggcactgTGACGCtgttactgcggcagccgcaccgatccgtctgtcgatcgcccgctccattcttctcccactcgtgaacaagaccccgagatacttgaactcctccacttgaggcaggaactcccctccaatctgaagaggacgtaccacccttttccggtcgagaaccatggcctcgctgtcggagtccaacatgcaccgggaacaggtctgacttagtgccggcaatgcggaccaaactcctgctccgcttgtacagagaccggatggcccctaataaagggcccttctcatccacccccgaagccctgccaccgtggagatttttaaccacctcggtgacttcagcctgtgtgatgaaagagtccaaccctgagtccccagcctctgctcccaacagggaatgcgtgatggcaggattgaggagatcctcaaagtactccttccaccgcctgataatggcCCCAGTGGAGGTCAGGAGCTCCCCACCCACACTGttaacagtgttggcaaagctctgcttcccccttctgaggcgccggacggtttgccagaattgctttgaggccaaccggtagtccttctccatggcctcaccgaactcctcccgttcctagcagaccctcactatgcgcttgggcctgccaagtctgtccggctttctcctccgccagcggatccaacttaccaccaggtggtgatcagtggacagctcagcccctctcttcacccgagtgtccaaaacatgcggccgaaggtctgacgacaccacaacaaagtcgatcactGTAgaccgaaacgacagtcagagacctgtgcCCAACCCGAaagcgcagggatgcgaccctctcatccactggggtaaatcccaacacgagacggctgagcaggtgggcaacaagcaaacccaccccagcccactgCCTTTCCCTACggaccactccagagtagaagagagtcctgcccctctcaaggagatgggttccagaggtTAGCCTGACTAtatctagtcgatatctctcgacctcccgcacaagctcaggctccttcccccccagcgaggtgacattccacgtccctagagccagcctaagtatccggagatcgggccgccgaggtctccaccttcatccgccgcccaatcctctttgcaccagtccctcatggttccccctgtaggtggtgggcccactggcgGATGGCCTtacgtctctcgttcgggttTGGCCCAGCCAGGTCCTGGCAGCCTTTGTGTACTTTGTGAAACTGGTCTTTGTGTACTTTTTGGTCAGTAGTGGTCTTCGCCTTGGAACTATCGGATAGATGCCATTTTTGCACACTCATTGTCTTATTGTTAAATCacaaactctgaccttaactgaggcaagttaGGTCTGCAGAACTTTAGGTGTTATTTGGGgttattttgtgacctcctggatgaattGCTGATGCTCTCAAGAAGTAATTCTGGTAGGCTGGCCACCCCTGGGAAGTACCACGCAGctctaattgcagcaaaaggtggttccacaaagtattgactcagggaggctgaatacttttgcacaatgcccttttccattttttattggtgaaaaaaaaagaaaaaagaagtcaTGTATGACTTTCGTTCCACTTCATAactgtataccactttgtgttggtctttcacataaaattccaataaaatatatttatgtttgaggttgtaatgtgatgatatgtggaaaagttcaaggggtatgaatacttttataagCCACTGTACTTTTCTTACATAGGGCCtagttggtttggatagtttttttctccctaataaataaaataatcatttaaaaactggattttctttacTCAGCTCATCTCTGTCTGATGTTCAGATTTGAGTGacaatctgaaatatttaaatgtgacaaaaaagccccaccaaaatgtttttttcagtctgaGAAAGCACTAAATGCTGTGAGAAAAGGTGGTGATGTGACGTCAGTCTTGCCAACAAGACTTTCATCGACTCTTCAGGTCCATGATAACTGTAACCACCAACCCTGAGACAATTTAGAGGTAGCTATAGAACATTTTGATGTCAAGGTGGAAAAGGTTTTTCTTAATTGCTAACCAACATACTGACAAGACGTAGTCACATAAATTTTAAACTATAGAAATAATATAAGTCGATCCATCACTTGAGATGATAAATTACACATGAATATGTGACAAAAACTCGCTTCATAAAGCAGTCCAAGCAGTTCCTGTTTTAGTGGAAACTACAAAGGGAGAAGCACTGACCTTGCAGCCATCTTGGTTACATACTGGAGCAAGGCCTGGAAGAGGAGGGCCAGGGGAGAGGAGCCCAGCTTCAAAACCTCTGTAGTGGCTTCCATCACAAGATCCTTCCAGTCATTTCCAGGGACTCCAGCCTTAAATAAACcacatgttttccccacatcaaAAGGCTGTTTTCTATTCATAACAATGTTTATGTTATTACATTTAACATATTCACAGTAAGAGCTGTGTCTGCAAAGACGGATAATATTGGATTGAAATTAAGATTTTATCATTGTCAGGAAAAAAGGCTTTATCTCaaatttatgtatatttttagtgcatctttttttgtttattcatgACACACTGATGAGTGATGGTGGGATGGAACGGGAGAAGGACAGGCGGATTGGAGTTTCAGCTGCAGTAATATGGACACAGTTCCGGTCTATTGTGGGGAAGCAgggccaaaaagcaaagctctcaatttactggtcggtctaggTT harbors:
- the LOC124877908 gene encoding uncharacterized protein LOC124877908, with product MSVQFSGWEVVDDGACFPGVLLAPAQKPQNKGVYTMFHGTSVASARAIIAGGFQQSSGGMLGKGVYMSRDVKKAANYPLKSNPNDRVILELRVRVGRVKRIDADNHPLQFIWSTKGYNTAWVPPNCGMKSVPSGLEEDCVFDPKRVKVVGIAKAPTTAIEKELQQLLTKVSKQDKGGTGKGKDVCPLCKRKTQQGAPHIKQQCWKCGQNICILTSKHFCQKPATPQRRMSLQFFGWEVAYDDDSPRLELVTSQEPKDRGVYTMYHGTSVPNARLIIANGFQQSTKGMLGKGVYVSRNRKKAERYPLHNNPSDRVVLKLHVRVGRVKRIDKDNHPMQYNWSQQGYDTAWVPPNCGMKSVPSGLEEDCVFDPKTIKVVDIAKAPDAELEQLKQLLANCPKNPSVGVGSGAAAADCLLCNRKQQPYSPHVQQTCWGCGQNICTLMTKHVCSVRV